In Dryobates pubescens isolate bDryPub1 chromosome 31, bDryPub1.pri, whole genome shotgun sequence, one DNA window encodes the following:
- the LOC128898739 gene encoding acanthoscurrin-2-like: MGLVREGTGSKGLVREGTGIRGLVREGTGGRGLVREGTGIRGLVREGTGGGGLVREGIGGMGLVREGTGSKGLVREGTGGMGLVREGTGGMGLVREGTGSKGLVREGTGGGGLVREGIGGRGLVRESRGPADPPGLLNSLCCANRQRNPS, encoded by the coding sequence ATGGGGCTGGTTCGTGAAGGGACCGGCAGCAAGGGGCTGGTTCGTGAAGGGACCGGCATCAGGGGGCTGGTTCGTGAAGGGACCGGCGGCAGGGGGCTGGTTCGTGAAGGGACCGGCATCAGGGGGCTGGTTCGTGAAGGGACCGGCGGCGGGGGGCTGGTTCGTGAGGGGATCGGCGGCATGGGGCTGGTTCGTGAAGGGACCGGCAGCAAGGGGCTGGTTCGTGAAGGGACCGGCGGCATGGGGCTGGTTCGTGAAGGGACCGGCGGCATGGGGCTGGTTCGTGAAGGGACCGGCAGCAAGGGGCTGGTTCGTGAAGGGACCGGCGGCGGGGGGCTGGTTCGTGAGGGGATCGGCGGCAGGGGGCTGGTTCGTGAGAGCCGGGGGCCTGCTGACCCACCAGGGCTCTTAAATAGCCTGTGTTGTGCAAACAGACAAAGAAATCCCAGCTAA